Proteins co-encoded in one Meiothermus sp. genomic window:
- a CDS encoding 30S ribosomal protein THX: protein MGKGDRRTRRGKIFRGSYGKYRPRKK from the coding sequence ATGGGCAAAGGTGATCGTCGTACCCGTCGTGGCAAAATTTTCCGCGGTTCTTACGGCAAGTACCGCCCCCGCAAGAAGTAA
- a CDS encoding tetratricopeptide repeat protein yields the protein MNQTLQALEAQLSQTQLLSEKLGLLDQLYQFLRLSDLRRARETVEEMLILSQNPAYPAGRGLALKNLGDFHFRQGNLPAAQGCLEEALSILRASAEVRGELDTLNALGNFYYFQGSFPKALEYYLQALEQSRRYELKLQEANALSGVGVVQYTLGNYQEATKYFLRSLTLKRELGDRLGEAATLNNLGLVYLEMGDYPGAVELYRESLQLKQTLGDLQGQANALSNLGLVFQRLGRVQEALDYHQQALQMADRLESPLVRATCLENLGLCQAKLGHAEKALQFFQEAQDLHREVGNRLGELSVRLQMGTALGRLGQPDAATTMLQQGLRLAEELGPQKPLLEFHQALSEVFEQARKPALALYHLRQALEIERRLHKEQQAQKTAALLAGFQVEKARQEAEIERLRNTELARANRELALAIESLKEANAEKSRLLDKLRQQSQELERLARQDPLTRLYNRRYLEENLEREFAASKRYGFPLSIAMVDIDHFKHINDTFSHQVGDDVLRLVGQILESGCRGVDFAARYGGEEFALVFPQTDLAGALVACERVRRRIETHDWSGLHPDLRVTVSIGVSSDPTLPNHEKLLAAADAQLYLAKRAGRNRVFPSG from the coding sequence ATGAACCAAACCCTCCAGGCCCTCGAGGCCCAGCTGAGCCAAACCCAGCTCCTATCGGAAAAACTGGGGCTCTTAGATCAGCTCTACCAGTTTCTGCGCCTGAGTGACCTGCGCCGGGCCAGGGAAACGGTGGAGGAGATGCTGATCTTGTCGCAGAACCCGGCTTATCCGGCCGGGCGCGGCCTGGCCCTCAAAAACCTGGGCGATTTTCATTTTCGCCAGGGCAACCTGCCGGCAGCCCAGGGGTGCTTGGAGGAAGCCCTCTCCATCCTGCGGGCCTCCGCCGAGGTTAGAGGCGAGCTAGATACCCTAAACGCCCTCGGCAACTTCTACTACTTCCAGGGCAGTTTTCCCAAGGCGCTGGAGTATTATCTGCAAGCCCTCGAGCAAAGCCGCAGGTACGAACTCAAGCTGCAAGAAGCCAACGCCCTGAGTGGGGTGGGCGTAGTTCAGTACACCCTGGGCAACTACCAGGAGGCCACCAAGTATTTTTTGCGCAGTCTGACCCTCAAGCGCGAGCTGGGCGACCGCCTGGGAGAGGCCGCTACCCTCAACAACCTGGGGCTGGTCTACCTCGAGATGGGCGACTACCCCGGTGCGGTGGAGCTTTACCGCGAAAGCCTGCAGCTCAAACAAACGCTAGGCGACCTACAGGGCCAGGCCAACGCCCTCTCCAACCTGGGCCTGGTGTTTCAGCGGCTGGGTCGCGTACAAGAGGCACTGGACTACCACCAGCAAGCCCTGCAGATGGCCGACCGGCTCGAGAGCCCTCTGGTGCGGGCTACCTGCTTGGAAAACCTCGGCCTGTGCCAGGCTAAGCTAGGCCATGCAGAAAAAGCCCTGCAGTTTTTCCAGGAAGCACAAGACCTTCACCGCGAGGTGGGCAACCGTCTGGGTGAGCTTAGCGTGCGGTTGCAGATGGGTACGGCCCTGGGGCGCTTGGGGCAGCCCGATGCCGCTACAACGATGCTGCAACAAGGGCTCAGACTGGCCGAAGAACTGGGCCCGCAAAAGCCCTTGCTCGAGTTTCACCAAGCCCTGTCTGAGGTTTTCGAGCAAGCACGAAAACCGGCCCTGGCGCTGTACCACCTCCGGCAGGCCCTCGAAATTGAGCGCCGGCTGCACAAAGAGCAGCAAGCCCAAAAAACCGCTGCCCTGCTGGCTGGGTTCCAGGTGGAAAAAGCGCGTCAGGAGGCCGAAATTGAGCGTCTGCGTAATACCGAGCTGGCCCGCGCCAACCGCGAACTGGCCCTGGCCATCGAAAGCCTCAAAGAAGCCAACGCCGAAAAATCGCGGCTACTGGACAAGCTGCGCCAGCAGTCCCAAGAACTCGAGCGCCTGGCCCGCCAAGACCCCCTCACCCGGCTTTATAACCGTCGCTACCTGGAGGAGAACCTGGAGCGCGAGTTTGCCGCTTCCAAACGCTATGGCTTTCCCCTCAGTATTGCCATGGTGGACATAGACCACTTTAAACACATCAACGACACCTTCTCGCACCAGGTAGGCGACGACGTGCTGCGTTTGGTGGGGCAGATACTCGAGTCCGGCTGCCGGGGAGTCGACTTCGCCGCCCGCTACGGGGGCGAGGAGTTTGCCCTGGTCTTTCCCCAAACCGACCTAGCGGGGGCGCTGGTGGCCTGTGAGCGGGTGCGCCGGCGCATCGAGACCCACGACTGGTCTGGGCTGCACCCCGACCTGCGGGTCACGGTGAGCATCGGGGTGAGCAGCGACCCCACCCTTCCCAACCACGAGAAACTCCTGGCCGCCGCCGACGCCCAGCTCTACCTGGCCAAGCGGGCCGGGCGCAACCGGGTCTTTCCTTCAGGGTAA
- the rpsT gene encoding 30S ribosomal protein S20 — MAQKKSARNPSAMKRHRQSLKRRARNKSKMSAIKTISKKAVTLAKEGNADEAVRVMRYAESLIDKAAKGSTLHKNAASRRKSRLMSKVTQLLGGAKA; from the coding sequence ATGGCACAGAAAAAATCTGCTCGCAACCCCTCGGCCATGAAGCGCCACCGGCAGTCGCTTAAGCGTCGTGCCCGTAATAAGTCCAAGATGTCGGCCATCAAAACCATCAGCAAGAAAGCAGTGACCCTGGCCAAAGAAGGCAATGCCGACGAGGCGGTGCGGGTCATGCGCTATGCTGAAAGCCTGATCGATAAGGCCGCCAAAGGTTCCACCTTGCACAAAAACGCGGCCAGCCGTCGCAAGTCCCGTCTGATGAGCAAGGTAACCCAGCTTTTGGGTGGTGCTAAAGCCTAG